A section of the Terriglobia bacterium genome encodes:
- a CDS encoding hypoxanthine phosphoribosyltransferase: protein MTPQGSEPEDIRSGLKILVTTEQIQKRVKELARQITEDYKGKTIHAVSVLENGFMFTADLVRAIDLPVVCLFIKPEHNEQGNTVSIFFTPELDVKGQHVILIEALVQSGVTSEFLMRNLLGRGAASVKLVTFLDKQSERRVSLQPDYFGFLIDESYVVGYGLGAPQVGRNLPYIASTAQRPSLAASTRS from the coding sequence ATGACGCCCCAAGGCAGCGAACCCGAGGACATCCGGAGTGGCCTGAAGATCCTGGTCACCACGGAGCAGATCCAGAAGCGCGTGAAGGAGCTGGCGCGGCAAATCACCGAGGACTACAAGGGCAAGACCATCCACGCCGTGTCGGTGCTGGAGAACGGATTCATGTTCACCGCCGACCTGGTGCGCGCCATCGACCTGCCGGTGGTGTGCCTGTTCATCAAGCCGGAGCACAACGAGCAGGGGAACACCGTGTCGATCTTCTTTACGCCGGAACTGGACGTGAAGGGGCAGCACGTGATCCTGATCGAGGCGCTGGTGCAGTCGGGGGTGACCAGCGAGTTCCTGATGCGGAACCTGCTGGGCCGGGGAGCGGCGTCGGTGAAGCTGGTGACCTTCCTGGACAAGCAGTCGGAGCGGAGGGTGTCGCTGCAGCCGGATTATTTCGGGTTCCTGATCGACGAATCGTACGTGGTGGGCTACGGGCTGGGGGCGCCCCAGGTGGGGCGGAACCTGCCTTATATCGCGTCGACCGCGCAACGGCCTTCGCTGGCCGCCTCGACCCGATCGTAG
- the tilS gene encoding tRNA lysidine(34) synthetase TilS produces the protein MKDKVIQYIREHELMRAGDRVVVAVSGGADSVALLRVLLELKDELGIVLSVAHFNHKIRGTEAQRDEDFVGALAHRYGLQFLRSSGDVPQYAESENMSLEAAGRELRYGYFRSLLESGEADKVATAHTADDQAETVLMRLIRGAGTKGLAGIHPIQWAEKGLNTKADTKEHEGTRAIVRPMLGVRRREVEAYLQTLGQDWREDASNRDQRHLRNRIRHSLLPLLERDFNPGVVDVLADVAEIARGEEEYWDWLVSEWLAEAKEHGYLGKGAVARQVLNVLATWPLAMQRRVYRAVAEEAGARLEFPDVERVRKLASGPSGKELEVGEAWRVRHGPEGLRFERAGEAKACRFEHSLPVPGEVRVPELGTVVKAYFVASEAKGSGYNPAKAWDPKKLAAELVVRNWRAGDRFWPAHSKSEKKLKELLQERRVPTAERSRWPVAVSRERIVWVRGFPPGRECLAEPDCRKMVVIEEIAGGQDKP, from the coding sequence GTGAAGGATAAGGTTATCCAATACATCCGAGAGCATGAGTTGATGCGTGCGGGAGACCGCGTGGTGGTGGCGGTGTCGGGAGGCGCGGACTCGGTGGCCCTGCTGCGCGTCCTGCTGGAGCTCAAGGATGAGTTAGGAATCGTGCTCTCGGTGGCGCACTTCAACCACAAGATCCGGGGCACGGAAGCCCAGAGAGACGAGGATTTCGTGGGGGCGCTGGCGCACAGGTACGGGCTCCAGTTCCTGCGCTCGTCGGGAGACGTCCCGCAGTACGCGGAGTCGGAAAACATGAGCCTGGAGGCGGCGGGACGGGAGCTACGGTACGGGTACTTCCGGTCGCTGCTGGAGTCGGGCGAGGCAGACAAGGTTGCGACCGCGCACACGGCCGACGACCAGGCGGAGACGGTGCTGATGCGGCTGATCCGGGGAGCTGGGACAAAAGGGCTGGCCGGGATCCATCCTATCCAGTGGGCGGAGAAAGGACTCAACACGAAGGCAGACACAAAGGAACACGAAGGAACCCGCGCCATCGTGCGGCCGATGCTCGGAGTGCGGCGGCGGGAGGTCGAAGCGTACTTACAGACGCTGGGACAGGATTGGCGGGAGGATGCTAGCAATCGCGACCAGCGGCATCTGCGCAACCGGATCCGTCACAGCTTGCTACCGCTGCTGGAACGTGACTTCAATCCGGGCGTGGTCGACGTCCTCGCGGACGTCGCGGAGATCGCGCGCGGCGAGGAAGAATATTGGGACTGGCTGGTGAGCGAATGGCTGGCCGAGGCCAAGGAACACGGGTATCTGGGCAAGGGTGCGGTGGCGCGCCAGGTCCTGAATGTCCTGGCGACCTGGCCGCTGGCCATGCAGCGTCGCGTCTATCGCGCGGTCGCCGAAGAGGCCGGCGCGCGGCTGGAGTTTCCGGATGTCGAGCGGGTCAGGAAGCTGGCGAGCGGGCCCTCCGGGAAAGAGCTGGAAGTCGGGGAGGCCTGGCGTGTCCGTCATGGACCAGAGGGACTTCGCTTCGAGCGAGCCGGCGAAGCGAAAGCATGCCGATTCGAGCATTCGCTCCCCGTGCCCGGCGAGGTAAGGGTTCCCGAATTAGGCACGGTGGTCAAGGCGTATTTCGTGGCAAGTGAGGCCAAGGGGTCGGGGTATAATCCAGCCAAAGCTTGGGACCCGAAAAAACTCGCAGCGGAACTGGTGGTCCGGAACTGGCGTGCCGGAGACCGATTCTGGCCGGCGCATTCGAAGTCCGAAAAAAAGCTGAAAGAGCTGCTGCAGGAAAGACGTGTGCCGACAGCGGAGCGGAGCCGGTGGCCGGTCGCAGTGAGCAGGGAGAGGATCGTGTGGGTGCGGGGGTTCCCGCCGGGCCGTGAGTGCTTGGCCGAGCCGGATTGCAGGAAGATGGTGGTCATCGAGGAGATTGCAGGCGGGCAGGACAAACCATGA
- the thiL gene encoding thiamine-phosphate kinase, whose protein sequence is MPLKERELIAKIRKMAGHPGSPKPGKPGCRVVAGIGDDCAVLGVRPGHEILVTTDFSLEGIHFRREWQPASVIGHRCLVRGLSDVAAMGGEPLAAFLSLALPKNIPQRWVDEFFNGLLKLARRHGVSLAGGDVAQSPKGVMADIVVVGQVPKGEALMRSGATAEDGIYVTGELGGAAVEIRGLRARPTQGGFKTSLPEPRIKVGQALREIASACIDVSDGLSTDLSHICEESRVGAVVEAEAVPVARGATLDLALHGGEDYELLFTSAKPVPERVAGVKVTLVGEVVGGRKMSLVDAAGRKRELEAGGWEHFR, encoded by the coding sequence GTGCCGCTGAAGGAACGAGAACTGATCGCGAAGATTCGCAAGATGGCCGGGCACCCTGGCTCGCCAAAACCAGGCAAGCCAGGGTGCCGGGTAGTCGCCGGGATCGGTGACGACTGCGCCGTGCTGGGGGTGCGTCCGGGGCACGAGATTCTGGTCACCACGGACTTCAGCCTGGAGGGGATTCACTTTCGGCGGGAGTGGCAACCTGCTTCTGTGATCGGACACCGCTGCCTGGTGCGAGGGTTGAGCGATGTCGCGGCCATGGGTGGGGAGCCGCTAGCGGCGTTCCTGTCGTTGGCACTGCCGAAGAACATTCCGCAGCGATGGGTCGATGAATTTTTCAATGGCCTGCTCAAACTGGCGCGGCGGCATGGAGTGTCGTTGGCGGGCGGAGACGTGGCGCAGTCGCCAAAGGGAGTCATGGCAGACATCGTGGTGGTTGGGCAGGTGCCGAAGGGCGAGGCGCTGATGCGGTCTGGGGCAACGGCGGAAGACGGAATCTACGTGACGGGGGAGTTGGGAGGGGCGGCGGTGGAGATTCGCGGGCTGCGCGCTCGGCCGACGCAAGGGGGCTTTAAGACTTCTCTGCCGGAGCCCAGAATCAAGGTGGGGCAGGCTCTGCGGGAAATCGCGTCGGCGTGCATTGACGTGAGTGACGGGCTTTCGACCGACCTGAGCCACATCTGCGAGGAGAGCCGTGTGGGAGCGGTGGTCGAGGCCGAGGCGGTGCCGGTGGCACGCGGGGCGACGCTGGACCTGGCGCTGCACGGCGGGGAGGATTACGAGTTGCTATTCACCTCGGCCAAGCCGGTCCCGGAGCGGGTCGCTGGAGTCAAGGTGACGCTGGTGGGCGAAGTGGTGGGGGGCAGAAAGATGTCGCTGGTGGATGCGGCCGGGCGGAAGCGCGAATTGGAGGCGGGAGGCTGGGAGCACTTCAGGTGA
- the ispD gene encoding 2-C-methyl-D-erythritol 4-phosphate cytidylyltransferase, translating into MKVVVIIPAAGLGTRMTSAAKGKRLAPSKQFTEINGVPILVHTVRKFVAIPQVTDIYVALRQPEMAQTEERLKKEVAGKRLHVVEGGEHRQESVANALRAVAAAPDDIVLVHDAVRPFVDADIIGSVIAAAQKYGAAIAGLPATDTVKQVERTAEGAIVTSTIPRERVVMAQTPQGFRYEVLKKVFDEAQADGFTGTDEASLAERAGREVAVVMGSARNIKITTPADMELAELFMSQDSRRKALTG; encoded by the coding sequence ATGAAGGTCGTCGTCATCATTCCGGCCGCGGGCCTCGGTACCCGGATGACCAGCGCTGCCAAGGGCAAGCGGCTGGCGCCCTCCAAGCAGTTCACCGAGATCAACGGTGTGCCCATCCTGGTGCACACCGTACGAAAGTTCGTCGCGATTCCCCAGGTCACCGACATCTACGTCGCCCTGCGCCAGCCCGAGATGGCGCAAACGGAGGAGCGGCTGAAGAAAGAAGTGGCCGGCAAGCGCCTGCACGTGGTCGAAGGCGGCGAACACCGCCAGGAATCGGTGGCCAACGCTCTGCGCGCGGTGGCGGCCGCCCCCGACGACATCGTCCTCGTGCACGACGCGGTCCGCCCGTTCGTGGACGCCGACATCATCGGAAGCGTGATCGCCGCCGCCCAGAAGTACGGCGCCGCCATCGCCGGCCTGCCCGCCACCGACACGGTCAAGCAGGTGGAGCGCACCGCCGAGGGGGCCATTGTCACTTCCACCATCCCGCGCGAGCGCGTGGTTATGGCCCAGACCCCGCAGGGCTTTCGCTACGAGGTGCTCAAGAAGGTATTTGACGAGGCCCAGGCCGACGGCTTCACCGGTACCGACGAGGCCTCGCTGGCCGAACGCGCCGGCCGCGAAGTCGCCGTGGTCATGGGCTCGGCCCGCAATATCAAGATCACCACTCCGGCCGACATGGAACTCGCCGAACTCTTCATGTCCCAGGACTCACGGCGAAAGGCGCTCACAGGCTGA
- the ftsH gene encoding ATP-dependent zinc metalloprotease FtsH: protein MNSTVKTIVFWLVIVLSCVLLWQVVKSGGGGAKESEITYSEFRSRVDQGNVAEVTIQNVDVRGKNRNDKGTFHTTLPQNDPDLIKALRDKGVNITVKDVSAGSWPTWLLNLSPLILFGALWFIMIRQMQTGGSKALSFGKSRARLLSMQQKKVTFKDVAGVDEAKEELREIIEFLREAQKFQKLGGRIPKGVLLVGPPGTGKTLLARAVAGEANVPFFSISGSDFVEMFVGVGASRVRDLFEQGKKNAPCIIFIDEIDAVGRHRGAGLGGGHDEREQTLNQLLVEMDGFESNEGVILIAATNRPDVLDPALLRPGRFDRRVVVSRPDVRGREEILRVHTRKIPLNDDVDLSVLARGTPGFSGADLANLVNEAALNAARQNRKTVTMYDFELAKDKVLMGAERKSMILSDEEKKNTAYHEAGHALVAAMMPHSDPLHKVTIIPRGMALGVTMQLPLDDKHTYTKDYLETELAILMGGRVAEELFLHQMTTGAGNDIEKATELARRMVCEWGMSDMGPLTFGKKEEQIFLGREIAQHRDFSEATAVKIDQEVRRLVDGGYRQATDIISSHRQTLEKIAETLLEREVLDAHEIKLIIEGKDLPSKPTAPAPSDEATQQVLKPEGTRQPGIVPGERPSPA from the coding sequence GTGAATTCAACCGTAAAGACGATCGTGTTCTGGCTGGTGATCGTCCTGTCGTGCGTGCTGCTGTGGCAGGTGGTGAAGAGCGGCGGCGGCGGCGCCAAGGAATCGGAGATCACCTACTCGGAGTTCCGGTCCCGGGTGGACCAGGGGAACGTCGCCGAGGTCACGATCCAGAATGTGGATGTGCGGGGCAAGAACCGCAACGACAAAGGCACGTTCCATACCACCCTCCCGCAGAACGATCCGGACCTGATCAAGGCGCTGCGCGACAAGGGCGTCAACATCACCGTGAAGGACGTGTCGGCGGGAAGCTGGCCGACGTGGCTGCTCAACCTCTCTCCCCTGATCCTGTTCGGCGCGCTGTGGTTCATCATGATCCGCCAGATGCAGACGGGCGGATCGAAGGCGCTGTCGTTCGGCAAGAGCCGGGCGCGGCTGCTCTCCATGCAGCAGAAGAAGGTCACGTTCAAGGACGTGGCGGGCGTGGATGAGGCCAAGGAAGAGCTGCGCGAGATCATCGAGTTCCTGCGCGAGGCGCAGAAGTTCCAGAAGCTGGGCGGGCGCATCCCCAAGGGGGTGCTGCTGGTCGGGCCTCCGGGAACGGGCAAGACCCTGCTGGCCCGGGCCGTGGCCGGTGAGGCCAACGTGCCGTTCTTCTCCATCTCCGGCTCGGACTTCGTGGAGATGTTCGTGGGCGTGGGCGCAAGCCGGGTGCGCGACCTGTTCGAGCAGGGCAAGAAGAACGCTCCCTGCATCATCTTCATCGACGAGATCGACGCGGTCGGGCGCCATCGCGGCGCCGGCCTGGGCGGCGGTCACGACGAGCGCGAGCAGACGCTGAATCAGTTGCTGGTGGAGATGGACGGTTTCGAGTCCAACGAAGGCGTGATCCTGATCGCGGCGACCAACCGTCCGGATGTGCTCGATCCGGCGCTGCTGCGTCCCGGCCGCTTCGACCGGCGCGTGGTGGTGTCGCGGCCCGACGTACGCGGGCGCGAAGAGATCCTGCGCGTGCACACCCGCAAGATCCCGCTGAACGACGACGTCGATCTTTCCGTCCTGGCCCGCGGGACGCCGGGCTTCTCCGGCGCCGACCTGGCCAACCTGGTCAACGAAGCCGCTCTGAACGCGGCCCGGCAGAACCGCAAGACCGTGACCATGTACGACTTCGAGCTGGCCAAGGACAAGGTGCTCATGGGGGCCGAGCGCAAGTCCATGATCCTGTCCGACGAAGAGAAGAAGAACACGGCGTACCACGAAGCGGGACACGCGCTGGTGGCGGCGATGATGCCGCATTCCGACCCGCTGCACAAGGTGACCATCATCCCGCGGGGCATGGCGCTGGGCGTGACCATGCAGCTGCCGCTGGACGACAAGCACACCTACACCAAGGACTACCTGGAGACGGAGCTGGCCATCCTGATGGGCGGGCGCGTGGCCGAGGAGCTATTCCTGCACCAGATGACCACGGGCGCCGGCAACGACATCGAGAAAGCCACCGAGCTGGCGCGGCGGATGGTCTGCGAGTGGGGCATGAGCGACATGGGGCCGTTGACCTTCGGCAAGAAGGAAGAGCAGATCTTCCTCGGCCGGGAGATTGCGCAGCACCGCGACTTCAGCGAAGCCACCGCGGTCAAGATCGACCAGGAGGTCCGCCGCCTGGTGGATGGGGGCTACCGGCAAGCGACCGACATCATCTCCAGCCACCGCCAGACCCTCGAGAAGATCGCGGAGACGCTGTTGGAGCGCGAGGTGCTGGATGCCCACGAGATCAAGCTGATCATCGAGGGCAAGGACCTGCCGTCGAAGCCGACCGCTCCGGCGCCGAGTGACGAAGCAACGCAGCAGGTGCTCAAGCCGGAAGGCACTCGGCAGCCGGGCATCGTGCCGGGCGAGAGGCCGAGTCCGGCGTAG
- a CDS encoding NADPH:quinone oxidoreductase family protein, which produces MKAIVVTRPGGPEVMQMQEVPDPQPRAGEVLVKIEAIGVNFADSMMAMGLYPGGPQPPFVPGLEFAGTVEGTGRRVMGFAGAGGAFAERIAVPGHSLLDIPANWSAAEAAAFPVNFFTAYFAYWMADAKPDDRVLIHAAAGGVGTAAVQLGKVFEVEMWGTASSDEKLARVRELGLDHPINYKNSDYEQAIAEQTGGRGVNIVFEMLGGEHTVKSARCLAHLGHIVIYGSATGKLPIYDFLTLFSKNASVHNLWLTPLASEPELMQMAVQDLFGWASKGRIRPVVGHTLPLEQAADGVRLLLERKNYGKVVLTA; this is translated from the coding sequence ATGAAAGCGATCGTGGTAACGCGGCCGGGCGGTCCCGAGGTCATGCAGATGCAGGAAGTCCCCGACCCGCAACCCCGCGCGGGCGAGGTGCTGGTCAAGATCGAGGCGATCGGGGTCAACTTCGCCGACAGCATGATGGCGATGGGCCTCTATCCCGGCGGGCCGCAGCCGCCCTTCGTCCCGGGACTGGAATTCGCGGGTACGGTCGAGGGCACAGGCCGCCGCGTGATGGGTTTTGCCGGCGCGGGCGGCGCGTTCGCCGAACGGATCGCGGTCCCGGGACACTCGTTGCTCGATATTCCCGCAAATTGGTCCGCCGCCGAGGCCGCTGCGTTCCCGGTCAACTTCTTCACCGCGTACTTCGCGTATTGGATGGCCGACGCAAAACCTGACGACCGCGTCCTGATCCACGCCGCCGCAGGCGGAGTGGGCACGGCGGCGGTACAACTGGGCAAAGTCTTTGAAGTCGAGATGTGGGGCACCGCATCGTCGGACGAGAAGCTGGCGCGCGTGCGGGAGCTCGGGCTCGACCACCCGATCAATTACAAGAACAGCGATTACGAGCAGGCGATCGCTGAGCAGACGGGCGGCAGGGGCGTGAACATCGTCTTCGAGATGCTGGGCGGAGAGCACACCGTGAAGAGTGCGCGTTGCCTGGCACATCTTGGACACATCGTGATCTACGGCAGCGCGACTGGAAAGCTGCCGATCTACGATTTCCTGACTCTGTTCTCGAAAAACGCCAGCGTGCATAATCTGTGGCTCACGCCGTTGGCGTCGGAACCGGAGCTGATGCAGATGGCCGTGCAGGACCTTTTCGGATGGGCGTCGAAAGGGCGCATCCGGCCGGTCGTCGGCCACACGCTGCCGCTCGAGCAAGCCGCGGACGGCGTGCGCCTGCTGCTGGAGCGGAAGAATTACGGAAAGGTTGTATTGACGGCATAA
- a CDS encoding TRAM domain-containing protein: protein MDLVFIRIFFVAIVVVACAVLQPFGLHRLLAAIAGAAIGLAVVLFEFRLRSVSLKRLIGAAIGSILGIFGAYLFSLVIGSSIERGPTQAFLQLMVMLLMAYVGLVVGASKGELLNLAALGGIFGGEKQTKKQFKILDTSVIIDGRIADIAETGFLDGVLVIPQFVLRELQLVADSADSLKRNRGRRGLDILARIQKIATLDVSIVEDDFPAVREVDMKLIELAKVYDGKIVTNDFNLNKVAQLHGVPVLNINELANSLKPIVLPGEIMRVFILKEGKEYNQGVAYLDDGTMVVVDNARKMIGKNVDIAVTSVLQTTAGKMIFGKFDDRSMATATSRDAAPPRAESGPSRRPQSIVAEPPRPQPAAPAAATTPTPGSSHE, encoded by the coding sequence ATGGATCTGGTTTTCATACGCATTTTTTTTGTCGCGATAGTGGTTGTAGCGTGCGCGGTGCTCCAGCCGTTCGGACTGCACCGCCTTCTGGCCGCGATTGCCGGCGCCGCCATCGGCTTGGCGGTGGTACTGTTCGAGTTCCGGCTTCGCTCGGTCAGCCTCAAACGCCTGATCGGCGCCGCCATCGGCAGCATTCTCGGCATCTTCGGCGCCTACCTGTTCAGCCTGGTGATCGGCAGCAGCATCGAGCGCGGGCCCACCCAGGCCTTTCTCCAGCTCATGGTCATGCTCCTGATGGCTTACGTCGGGCTGGTCGTGGGCGCTTCGAAGGGTGAGCTGCTGAACCTGGCCGCGCTGGGCGGCATTTTCGGCGGCGAAAAGCAGACCAAGAAGCAGTTCAAGATCCTGGACACCTCGGTCATCATCGACGGCCGCATCGCCGACATCGCCGAAACCGGCTTCCTCGACGGCGTGTTGGTCATCCCCCAGTTCGTCCTCCGCGAGCTCCAACTGGTGGCCGATTCCGCCGACTCGCTGAAGCGCAACCGCGGGCGGCGCGGCCTCGACATCCTGGCGCGCATCCAGAAGATCGCCACCCTCGACGTCTCCATCGTGGAAGACGATTTTCCCGCCGTGCGCGAAGTGGACATGAAGCTGATCGAGCTGGCCAAGGTCTACGACGGCAAGATCGTCACCAACGACTTCAATCTGAACAAGGTGGCCCAGCTCCACGGCGTGCCCGTGCTCAACATCAACGAGCTGGCCAACTCCCTGAAGCCGATCGTGCTGCCCGGCGAGATCATGCGCGTCTTCATCCTCAAGGAAGGCAAGGAGTACAACCAGGGCGTCGCCTACCTGGACGACGGGACCATGGTGGTGGTGGATAATGCGCGCAAGATGATCGGCAAGAACGTGGACATCGCCGTCACCTCGGTCCTGCAGACCACCGCGGGCAAGATGATCTTCGGCAAGTTCGACGACCGCTCCATGGCCACGGCTACTTCCCGGGACGCCGCGCCGCCGCGCGCCGAAAGTGGGCCGTCGCGTCGGCCGCAGTCCATCGTCGCCGAGCCTCCACGCCCGCAGCCGGCTGCACCCGCTGCGGCAACGACTCCCACTCCCGGCTCCAGCCACGAGTGA
- the ispF gene encoding 2-C-methyl-D-erythritol 2,4-cyclodiphosphate synthase, translating to MMRIGYGFDSHEFEKDLPLKIGGVLLPHHSGLAGHSDGDVLLHALTDALLGAISAGDIGGYFPPNDPKWKGADSVVFVQETVKRVERAGYMISNVDSTLILQEPKIGPYVPRLKMRLSSLLNTAPDNISVKAKTPEGLGTQNAAIAHVVVLLQRREQRSGRKRLKAAARRPRSRAKPVKR from the coding sequence ATCATGCGTATCGGTTACGGCTTCGACTCTCACGAATTCGAGAAGGACCTGCCGCTGAAGATCGGCGGTGTGCTGCTGCCGCACCACAGCGGCCTCGCCGGCCACTCCGACGGCGACGTGCTCCTCCACGCGCTGACCGACGCGCTGTTGGGCGCGATCTCTGCCGGCGACATCGGGGGCTATTTCCCGCCCAACGATCCCAAGTGGAAGGGCGCGGACTCGGTGGTGTTCGTCCAGGAAACGGTGAAACGTGTCGAGCGCGCCGGCTACATGATCTCCAACGTCGACTCCACGTTGATCCTCCAGGAGCCGAAGATCGGGCCCTACGTGCCGCGCCTGAAGATGCGCTTGTCCTCCCTGCTGAACACAGCTCCGGACAACATCAGCGTCAAAGCCAAGACCCCCGAGGGCCTGGGCACCCAGAACGCGGCCATCGCCCACGTGGTGGTGCTCTTGCAGCGGCGCGAGCAGCGTTCCGGACGCAAGCGGCTCAAGGCCGCCGCCCGCCGCCCCCGCTCCCGCGCCAAGCCCGTTAAGCGCTGA